Proteins encoded by one window of Shewanella avicenniae:
- a CDS encoding efflux RND transporter periplasmic adaptor subunit — MYLFLRRVLPPIVIVILTVAVIAALFATQKPPEKKPEEETLPVVNVVAADPQTVTLSIASYGTVNPKYRTQLVSEVQGRIEKIAPQFVAGGMVKQGDELAVIEPYDYQAALKQAEANLAQAQAALEEERARGEVAKVDFKGFSGVPPELGLRKPQLKQQQANVKYAEAELDRAKRNLERTVIRAPYDAIVSARAVNLGQYVTVGTNLGELLDTNVAEVRLPLANKELAYLESVDNPYTEVTLTTQLAGKNVSWQAHVVRSEGVVDPDNRMVYLVAEVQDPYLRHTIAQTGQLALKFGSFVDAEIRGRTLSNVVKLPRYMVRNNKVAVVNDENRIEMRSVKVVRTDLENVYLQDSLNHGDRVAETALVNMESGLKVKVAGDVAPSSKADDAEAAHQLAKAGNE, encoded by the coding sequence ATGTATCTTTTTTTAAGACGGGTTTTACCCCCAATCGTAATTGTAATTTTGACCGTCGCGGTCATTGCGGCGCTTTTTGCCACGCAGAAACCACCTGAGAAAAAACCAGAAGAAGAAACGCTGCCGGTGGTGAATGTGGTGGCCGCTGATCCACAAACTGTCACGCTTTCAATCGCATCGTATGGCACGGTGAACCCGAAATATCGCACCCAGTTGGTGAGTGAAGTTCAGGGTCGAATTGAAAAAATCGCGCCGCAATTTGTGGCCGGTGGCATGGTGAAGCAAGGTGATGAGCTGGCCGTCATTGAGCCCTACGACTATCAAGCCGCGTTGAAACAAGCCGAAGCCAATTTAGCCCAAGCCCAAGCCGCGTTAGAGGAAGAACGTGCGCGCGGTGAAGTGGCTAAAGTTGATTTCAAGGGATTTTCAGGGGTTCCGCCAGAGCTGGGCTTGCGCAAACCACAATTGAAACAACAACAAGCCAATGTTAAATATGCCGAAGCCGAGTTAGATCGCGCTAAGCGCAATTTGGAACGCACCGTCATTCGTGCCCCGTACGATGCGATTGTCAGCGCCCGCGCAGTTAACTTAGGCCAATACGTCACCGTGGGTACCAATCTCGGTGAATTGTTAGATACCAACGTTGCAGAAGTGCGTCTGCCATTGGCCAACAAAGAGTTGGCTTATTTGGAATCGGTTGATAACCCTTACACTGAAGTGACCTTGACCACTCAACTGGCTGGAAAAAACGTGAGCTGGCAAGCACATGTGGTTCGCAGTGAAGGTGTGGTCGATCCCGATAACCGCATGGTTTATCTGGTAGCCGAAGTGCAAGATCCTTACCTGCGCCATACCATCGCCCAAACGGGTCAATTAGCGCTGAAATTCGGTAGCTTTGTGGATGCGGAAATCCGTGGCCGTACCCTGTCAAACGTGGTCAAACTGCCGCGTTACATGGTGCGTAATAACAAAGTTGCGGTAGTGAATGATGAAAACCGCATCGAGATGCGCTCAGTCAAAGTGGTACGTACCGATTTAGAAAACGTATACCTGCAAGACAGCCTCAATCATGGTGATCGCGTAGCCGAAACTGCATTGGTCAATATGGAATCTGGCCTAAAAGTGAAAGTTGCCGGCGATGTTGCGCCTTCAAGCAAAGCAGACGATGCCGAAGCCGCCCATCAGTTAGCCAAAGCAGGGAACGAGTGA
- a CDS encoding efflux RND transporter permease subunit gives MEAEQQETGIIAWFARNSVAANLLMILLVIGGLFSAFTINKEVFPSFELNFLSITVAYPGAAPQEIEEGINIKIEEALRDVVGIKKITSTASDGVGSVQIEVADGYEPQDVLDEAKMRIDSISTFPANIERPDIHRIRPENNVIWVSVYGDIDSHDMKELAKQIRDELTDLPAVTRASVTGVLNYEISIELSEDKLREYGLTFSQVASAVQSYSLDLPGGSIRAQDGNILLRTKAQAYTYDDFAQIVVSTRADGSRVMLTDVAHIDDGFEERLDYTRFDGKPAAIIEVTSIDDQDAIAIADQVKAFVAKRKATLPTGAQLDYWGDLTHYLKGRLSMMLSNMLYGALLVFVILAIFLDLKLAFWVMLGLPVCFLGALALMPLEMFGLSINMLTLFAFILVLGILVDDAIVIGESAHTETEKYGHSVENVIRGAKKVAMPATFGVLTTIAAFIPMLMVPGPMGIIWISIGLIVVLCLGFSLVESKLILPAHLAHMKPSKTSNSFAARNRRRFNNLVQHFIDVKYRGFMERLIPNRYTVMILFTCILFISIAMVSTGKVRWVFFPDIPSDFIQVNLEMDEGSSEINTQKVVMQIEDALYSMNAKMETELGYPVVNHSFVNMNGRTSAFIFAELTKSEERDVDGNGIVEAWRKQLPELVAVKNLNFNASTNGQGGDVSFRLVSANLEQLSAASDELKHKLETFDGIYDVADNFSSGSHEIRLSIKPEAEALGLTLSDLARQVRYGFYGFEAQRLLRNKEEIKVMVRYPQEQRTSLGYLENMMIRTASGAQVPFSSVANVQLGESYSSIIRVDGRRAITISANANKDKVEPSKVVKDITENFLPELAKKYPQISTTLDGTSQDEQDALIGLVKGFVFAVFCIYALMAVPLRSYSQPLIIMSVIPFGMIGALFGHLFLGLSMSILSLCGIVALAGVVVNDSLILVDFVNRAREEGYSIREAAINSGCERFRAIILTSLTTFVGLVPIMAEKSLQAQIMIPMAVSLAFGILFSTIVTLIMVPLAYLILEDVKKLFGIIFGFIGYIWSRLYRWWWLPQQ, from the coding sequence ATGGAAGCCGAACAACAAGAAACCGGTATCATTGCCTGGTTTGCGCGCAACAGTGTTGCCGCGAACCTGCTGATGATTCTGTTGGTGATTGGCGGGCTATTTTCCGCGTTTACCATCAACAAAGAAGTCTTTCCCTCCTTTGAACTCAACTTTTTGAGTATTACGGTGGCCTACCCTGGCGCCGCACCGCAAGAGATTGAAGAAGGGATTAACATCAAGATTGAAGAAGCGTTGCGGGATGTGGTGGGGATTAAAAAAATCACCTCAACTGCCAGCGACGGCGTTGGCTCAGTACAGATTGAAGTCGCCGATGGTTATGAGCCACAAGATGTACTCGATGAAGCCAAAATGCGTATCGACTCCATCTCAACATTTCCGGCCAACATTGAACGCCCTGATATTCACCGCATTCGCCCTGAAAACAATGTGATTTGGGTGTCGGTCTATGGCGATATTGATAGCCATGACATGAAAGAGTTGGCAAAGCAGATCCGCGATGAACTGACCGATTTACCGGCGGTAACTCGTGCCAGTGTGACCGGCGTGCTCAATTATGAAATCAGTATTGAGCTATCTGAAGATAAACTGCGTGAGTACGGCTTAACCTTCTCCCAAGTGGCCAGCGCGGTTCAAAGCTATTCGCTTGACCTACCGGGCGGTTCTATTCGTGCTCAAGACGGTAATATTCTGCTGCGTACCAAGGCGCAAGCCTATACCTATGACGATTTTGCCCAAATCGTGGTCAGTACCCGAGCCGATGGCAGCCGCGTGATGCTAACCGATGTAGCGCATATTGATGACGGTTTTGAAGAACGCTTGGATTACACCCGCTTTGACGGCAAACCCGCCGCCATTATCGAAGTCACCAGTATTGATGACCAAGATGCGATTGCGATTGCCGACCAAGTAAAGGCCTTTGTTGCCAAACGCAAAGCCACCTTGCCGACGGGGGCGCAACTCGATTATTGGGGTGATTTAACCCACTACCTCAAAGGTCGCCTCAGCATGATGTTATCCAACATGCTCTACGGTGCCTTGTTGGTGTTTGTGATTCTGGCAATCTTCCTTGATTTAAAATTGGCGTTCTGGGTCATGCTCGGTCTGCCGGTGTGTTTCCTCGGAGCATTGGCGTTGATGCCGTTGGAGATGTTTGGTCTGTCGATCAACATGCTGACGCTATTTGCCTTTATTTTGGTACTCGGGATCCTCGTGGACGACGCCATTGTGATTGGCGAGAGTGCCCATACCGAAACGGAAAAATACGGCCATTCGGTCGAGAACGTGATTCGTGGCGCCAAAAAGGTCGCCATGCCCGCCACCTTTGGGGTACTGACCACCATCGCGGCATTTATTCCGATGCTGATGGTACCGGGGCCAATGGGGATCATCTGGATTTCCATCGGCTTGATCGTGGTACTGTGTTTGGGCTTCTCGCTGGTTGAATCTAAATTGATCCTACCTGCGCACTTGGCGCATATGAAACCTAGTAAGACCAGCAACAGCTTTGCCGCGCGCAACCGTCGCCGTTTCAATAACCTAGTACAGCATTTTATTGATGTGAAATACCGTGGTTTTATGGAGCGTCTGATTCCGAATCGCTACACTGTGATGATCCTGTTCACCTGCATTCTGTTTATCTCGATTGCGATGGTGTCTACCGGCAAAGTGCGTTGGGTATTTTTCCCGGATATTCCGTCTGACTTTATCCAAGTGAACCTTGAAATGGATGAAGGCTCCTCTGAAATCAACACTCAAAAAGTGGTGATGCAGATTGAAGATGCGCTGTATTCGATGAACGCCAAAATGGAAACTGAACTAGGTTATCCCGTAGTGAACCATAGTTTTGTGAATATGAATGGCCGTACCTCAGCCTTTATCTTTGCAGAGCTGACCAAGTCAGAAGAACGTGACGTGGATGGCAATGGTATTGTTGAAGCATGGCGCAAACAACTGCCTGAATTGGTCGCGGTGAAAAACCTGAACTTCAACGCCAGCACCAATGGTCAAGGTGGCGATGTGTCTTTCCGCTTGGTATCCGCTAACCTTGAGCAGCTGTCTGCAGCTTCTGATGAACTGAAACACAAACTGGAAACCTTTGATGGCATCTATGACGTGGCCGATAACTTTTCGTCAGGGAGCCATGAGATCCGGTTGAGCATCAAACCCGAAGCGGAAGCGCTCGGTTTAACCCTGTCGGATCTCGCTCGCCAAGTGCGTTATGGCTTCTACGGTTTTGAAGCGCAACGTCTGCTGCGTAACAAAGAAGAGATCAAAGTGATGGTGCGCTACCCACAAGAGCAGCGTACCAGCTTAGGTTATTTAGAAAATATGATGATCCGTACTGCCAGTGGTGCCCAAGTGCCATTTAGCAGCGTGGCCAATGTGCAGCTTGGTGAGTCGTATTCTTCTATCATCCGTGTTGATGGCCGCCGCGCAATTACCATCAGTGCCAACGCCAACAAGGACAAAGTCGAACCCTCAAAAGTGGTCAAAGATATCACCGAGAACTTTTTGCCTGAACTGGCGAAAAAGTACCCGCAGATATCAACCACTCTCGATGGTACCAGTCAGGATGAACAAGATGCTTTGATTGGTTTGGTCAAAGGCTTTGTGTTTGCCGTTTTCTGTATCTACGCACTGATGGCGGTTCCTTTGCGTTCATATAGCCAGCCCTTGATTATCATGTCGGTGATTCCATTTGGGATGATCGGTGCGCTGTTTGGTCATTTGTTCCTTGGCTTATCGATGAGCATTCTCAGCTTATGCGGCATTGTGGCGCTGGCTGGGGTGGTGGTAAACGACTCGTTAATTCTGGTGGACTTCGTTAACCGTGCGCGGGAAGAAGGCTATTCGATTCGTGAAGCGGCCATTAACTCAGGTTGTGAACGGTTCCGCGCCATCATCCTCACCTCTCTGACCACCTTCGTGGGCTTGGTGCCGATCATGGCAGAAAAGAGCCTGCAAGCGCAGATCATGATCCCAATGGCAGTATCATTGGCGTTCGGTATTCTGTTCTCCACTATAGTGACACTGATTATGGTGCCGCTGGCCTATCTGATCCTAGAAGATGTCAAAAAGCTGTTTGGCATTATATTTGGCTTCATCGGCTACATTTGGTCACGCTTATATCGTTGGTGGTGGTTGCCGCAGCAATAG
- the srmB gene encoding ATP-dependent RNA helicase SrmB, protein MQFEEFDLDPALLDSLKAMNHQAPTSIQQQAIPFAMEQRDILAHAPTGTGKTATFLLPALQHLIDFPRRRPGQPRVLILTPTRELASQVHRYASHLASDLDLNIGIITGGVPYAPQQEMLAGNIDLLVATPGRLLEYLDKGNFKATNVEILVIDEADRMLDMGFAKVVQTLAVEAQECKQKMLFSATLEGTGVQIFAEKLLNDPVVVATEPPRSEKNKIHQWIHLADDKAHKFALLCHILRSEEVTRAMVFAKTRETVASLEGMLQQAGIPAAFMRGDMEQKKRFQALGRFTKGEVKVLLATDVAARGIDVDDISHVINFDMPRTADIYVHRIGRTGRAGKKGTAISLVEAHDIGVVGKIERYTEQKLKRRVIEALRPKHKEAKPPVKKKVSARDKKAKVSKKAKK, encoded by the coding sequence ATGCAATTCGAAGAGTTTGATTTAGATCCGGCGTTGCTGGATTCATTAAAGGCGATGAACCATCAGGCGCCTACCAGTATTCAACAACAAGCGATTCCGTTCGCCATGGAGCAACGGGATATTCTTGCGCACGCGCCGACGGGTACAGGTAAGACTGCCACCTTTTTGCTGCCAGCGCTGCAGCACCTCATCGACTTTCCGCGTCGCCGCCCTGGCCAACCACGCGTGTTGATTCTTACCCCAACCCGTGAACTGGCTAGCCAAGTGCATCGATATGCCAGCCATCTGGCGTCAGATCTCGATTTAAACATCGGCATCATCACCGGTGGTGTTCCTTATGCGCCGCAGCAAGAGATGCTTGCAGGCAATATCGACCTGTTGGTGGCCACCCCTGGCCGTTTGCTGGAATACCTCGATAAAGGCAACTTCAAAGCCACCAATGTTGAAATATTGGTGATCGATGAAGCTGACCGCATGCTGGACATGGGCTTTGCCAAAGTGGTGCAAACCTTGGCAGTAGAAGCACAAGAATGTAAGCAAAAAATGCTGTTCTCTGCGACCTTAGAAGGCACCGGCGTTCAGATTTTTGCCGAGAAGCTGCTGAACGATCCTGTCGTTGTTGCCACTGAACCACCGCGCAGCGAGAAGAACAAAATCCATCAATGGATCCATCTGGCTGACGACAAAGCGCACAAATTCGCACTGCTATGCCATATTCTGCGCAGCGAAGAAGTGACTCGCGCTATGGTGTTTGCCAAAACCCGTGAAACCGTGGCCAGCCTTGAAGGCATGCTGCAACAAGCTGGGATTCCGGCGGCATTTATGCGCGGCGATATGGAGCAAAAGAAACGCTTTCAAGCCCTTGGCCGTTTTACCAAAGGTGAAGTGAAAGTGTTGTTGGCAACTGACGTGGCCGCACGCGGTATCGACGTTGACGACATCAGCCACGTGATCAACTTTGATATGCCGCGCACTGCTGATATCTACGTACACCGCATTGGTCGTACCGGTCGTGCGGGTAAAAAAGGCACCGCAATCTCATTGGTTGAAGCGCACGACATTGGCGTTGTAGGCAAAATTGAACGTTACACTGAGCAAAAATTAAAGCGCCGAGTGATTGAAGCTCTACGCCCAAAACACAAAGAAGCTAAACCGCCGGTGAAGAAAAAAGTCAGTGCTAGAGACAAAAAAGCTAAAGTCAGCAAGAAGGCAAAAAAATAA
- a CDS encoding tRNA1(Val) (adenine(37)-N6)-methyltransferase, whose translation MGFTFKQFHVDDFGCGMPVSTDSVLLGSWAPINHAKRVLDIGAGSGLLSLMAAQRNSLAIIDAVELDETAANTCVSNVANSPWAAQIRVHQQSIQQFTEATLATNTAGYDVILCNPPYFLNGPTAASNNRATARHALTLSFTELMQSCAQLLSTDGIACLVLPTVEAHSLIAAAKAVDLPLQLAVAVSSVMGKAPNRQLLLFSQQAAPADCIAEDFAILVQHGQYTDTMRRLTQDFYLKL comes from the coding sequence ATGGGGTTTACCTTTAAACAGTTCCATGTGGACGATTTTGGTTGTGGCATGCCCGTTAGCACTGACAGCGTACTGTTGGGCAGTTGGGCGCCCATCAACCACGCCAAACGGGTGTTAGATATTGGCGCTGGCAGCGGCTTACTGAGTTTAATGGCGGCGCAGCGCAATTCGCTGGCCATCATCGATGCTGTGGAGCTGGATGAAACCGCCGCCAATACCTGTGTTAGCAATGTTGCCAACTCGCCATGGGCTGCTCAAATTCGGGTGCATCAGCAAAGTATTCAGCAGTTTACTGAAGCCACTCTGGCTACGAATACTGCGGGCTATGATGTGATTTTGTGTAATCCGCCCTATTTTTTGAATGGCCCCACTGCCGCCAGTAACAACCGCGCAACGGCGCGCCACGCGCTAACCTTGTCATTTACAGAGTTGATGCAAAGCTGCGCGCAGTTACTGAGCACGGATGGTATAGCCTGTTTAGTGTTACCAACCGTTGAAGCTCATAGTCTGATAGCGGCCGCCAAAGCCGTCGATCTACCACTACAATTAGCGGTGGCGGTGAGCAGTGTGATGGGCAAAGCGCCCAACCGTCAGTTGCTGTTGTTTAGCCAACAAGCCGCCCCCGCCGACTGTATCGCGGAAGACTTTGCCATCTTAGTGCAACATGGGCAGTACACAGACACCATGCGCCGCTTGACCCAAGATTTCTACCTGAAGCTTTAA
- the nrfA gene encoding ammonia-forming nitrite reductase cytochrome c552 subunit, whose amino-acid sequence MVKNFSRKSITASMLMAATVMAAGAFASDKTEPRSEVYKDKFKAQFASWHATDESKDNTDLLAADPNLVVLWAGYGFAKDYNAPRGHMYALGDVRATLRTGAPRAEGDGPMPMACWSCKSPDVPRVIEEQGEDGYFTGKWYKGGKEISNTIGCSDCHEKGSSKLRLSRPFAERAFETIDQPFDKASRNQKQSMVCSQCHVEYYFEKVEGRKGFVKFPWDNGTSVEAMETYYDSINFADWTHKISKTPMLKAQHPGYETWSSGVHGANNVSCVDCHMPKVTNDQGRKYTDHKVGNPFDRFEDTCARCHTQSKEFMVGQYEKGKAKVKELKATAEEQLVRAHFEAGAAWEAGATEAEMQPILTDIRHAQWRWDYSIASHGVYAHNPTEALRILGTAVDKAANARIQLAQLLAKKGVAQPIAIPDISTKAKAQAVVGLDMEKLNAEKEAFKKEVLPEWDAAAKKREATY is encoded by the coding sequence ATGGTGAAAAACTTCAGCAGAAAATCTATCACTGCAAGCATGCTGATGGCCGCCACCGTTATGGCTGCTGGTGCATTTGCGAGTGACAAAACTGAGCCTCGCAGCGAAGTTTACAAAGACAAATTCAAAGCGCAGTTTGCCTCATGGCATGCCACTGATGAAAGCAAAGACAACACGGATCTGTTAGCTGCTGACCCTAACTTAGTAGTGTTATGGGCAGGCTATGGCTTTGCGAAAGATTACAATGCACCTCGTGGCCATATGTATGCACTGGGTGATGTACGCGCTACTTTGCGTACCGGTGCACCACGTGCTGAAGGTGACGGTCCAATGCCAATGGCGTGTTGGAGCTGTAAAAGCCCTGACGTACCACGCGTGATTGAAGAGCAAGGTGAAGACGGTTACTTCACCGGCAAGTGGTACAAAGGCGGTAAAGAGATCTCTAACACCATCGGCTGTTCAGACTGTCACGAAAAAGGCAGCTCTAAGCTGCGTTTGAGTCGTCCATTTGCTGAGCGTGCGTTTGAAACGATTGACCAACCGTTTGATAAAGCGTCACGCAACCAAAAGCAATCTATGGTGTGTTCACAATGTCACGTTGAATACTACTTCGAAAAAGTTGAAGGTCGTAAAGGCTTCGTGAAGTTCCCATGGGACAACGGCACCTCAGTTGAAGCGATGGAAACCTACTACGACAGCATCAACTTTGCTGACTGGACTCATAAGATTTCTAAAACACCAATGCTGAAAGCGCAACACCCAGGTTATGAAACTTGGTCAAGCGGTGTTCACGGTGCTAACAACGTGTCTTGTGTTGATTGCCACATGCCAAAAGTGACCAACGACCAAGGCCGTAAATACACTGATCATAAAGTGGGTAACCCATTTGATCGCTTTGAAGATACCTGCGCGCGTTGCCACACTCAATCCAAAGAGTTCATGGTTGGCCAATACGAAAAAGGCAAAGCAAAAGTTAAAGAGTTGAAAGCAACTGCAGAAGAGCAATTGGTTCGCGCTCACTTTGAAGCGGGTGCTGCATGGGAAGCTGGTGCAACTGAAGCGGAAATGCAACCGATTCTGACCGATATCCGTCACGCTCAATGGCGCTGGGATTACTCGATTGCTTCACACGGCGTATATGCACACAACCCAACTGAAGCCTTGCGTATTTTGGGTACTGCTGTAGACAAAGCGGCTAACGCTCGTATCCAACTGGCTCAGCTGTTGGCTAAAAAAGGTGTTGCACAGCCTATCGCAATCCCAGATATCTCCACCAAAGCAAAAGCACAAGCTGTGGTTGGACTGGACATGGAAAAACTGAATGCTGAGAAAGAAGCATTCAAGAAAGAAGTGTTACCAGAGTGGGATGCTGCTGCGAAAAAACGTGAAGCAACTTACTAA